The following nucleotide sequence is from Melioribacteraceae bacterium.
ATATGGCATTACAAATTCATGGCGGAATGGGATTCTCGCGAGAGATACCAATTGAAAGGTATTACCGTGATGCAAGAATCTTGCGTATATTTGAAGGTACAAGTGAAATTCAAAAATTAATCATTAGCCGGAAATCGATTAAGAGTGGCGGTAAGTGGAAAATTTAAATGCGTAAATTGCTGGTTATACCGAGTATAGATATAAAGGACGGTAAAATTGTTAGAGTCGTTCAAGGAATACCGGAACTAAATTGTTCTGCCTACGGAGATGATCCGGTTGAAATGGCAATGATTTGGAGAGCCGAAAATGCGAAGACGATTCACATTGTGGATTTTGATTCATCACATTTTCATTCACATAAAAATTATAATATTATAAAAAAAATTTGTGAGTCCGTAGTAATTCCTATTGAATACGGCGGTGGCATTACAAACATCGATGATGCAAAACGAGCATTCGACTTAGGAGTTTTTAGAATAGTAGTCGGCAGTTTAGCATTTGAAAATGAGGAAGAATTTATTAAAATACTAAATGAATTTGGAATGCTGAAGGTTGCAGCGGCAATTGATGTAATTGATAACGAAGTTGTAATAAAAGGTCGAACAAAAAGAACCGGTGTCAATCCTATTGAATATGCAAAACATCTTGAATCGTTAGGGGTTTGTAGAGTCATTGTAACTGATGTTAAAACAAACGGTATGATGAACGGTCCAAACATTCAGTTATCAAATAAAATTGCGGAAGCCACAAATCTTAAAGTATCATTATCGGGTGGAATTGGCGGATATGAAGATTTGAAGAAAGTACAGGACGAGTCGAATGAGAGAGTTGATTCAGTAATAATTGGCCGTGCACTTTATGAGAATAAATTTCCATGTCAAAAAATCTGGCGTGTTGCCGAATCCGGAATATTTAATTAGAGGAACAAATGGATACAACACAAGAATTAATTAAAAGCAAAAGCAGTTTTTGGGCAAACTTATTCAAAACGCCCGGTGAAAAAAGCGATTTGGAAGAATTGCTTCTTGCAATGCCGCCTTTTGAAAATCTAAGGGGAAAATATATTAAACTCCTTATGCAAATTATCCACAATCGAGTTTATGAAGCAAATGAATATATCTTTTATCAAGGTGATCCAGGAATCGGATTATATATAGTTAGAGAAGGTTCAGTTGTTATAAAACAATCTATTGATGATAAAGAACCAATCGATATGGCAACACTAACTCGAGGTGATTTTTTTGGTGAACTTGCTTTATTAGATGATGAAGTTAGATCGGGTTCTGCAGTTGCCTTAGAAGCTTGCAGCATAGCTGTCATATTCAAACCGGATTTGGATGAATTTATAGAGCGATATCCTAAAGCTGGTTTAAAAATACTGAAAGGGATTTCTACTATTATTTCAACCAGATTACGAAGAGTTAATGACGAGTATTTTTCTCTTTATGTTGAAAAACTAAAATAGGAGGAATAGCATGGCAAACTTTAAAAAAATATTAGTCCCAATCGATTTTTCCGACTATTCGAAACGTGCGCTGAGATATGCAATTGATTTTGCAAAACAATTTAATTCGGAGTTGAGTCTTGTATCCGTAATTGAACCAATGATTTATCCCGCAGATTTTAGCATGGGTCAAGTTGCAATTCCCGCAACGGATCAAAATCTGACAGAAAGAGTGGAGACAGAATTAGAAACACTAGAAAAAAATGAAATTGGTAGTGAATTAAAATCAAAAAGAATAATCAAAACCGGTAAACCTTTTTATGAAATAATTGAAACCGCTCGCGAAGAAGATGTTGATTTAATAATAATTGCTACACACGGACATAC
It contains:
- a CDS encoding 1-(5-phosphoribosyl)-5-[(5-phosphoribosylamino)methylideneamino] imidazole-4-carboxamide isomerase, producing the protein MRKLLVIPSIDIKDGKIVRVVQGIPELNCSAYGDDPVEMAMIWRAENAKTIHIVDFDSSHFHSHKNYNIIKKICESVVIPIEYGGGITNIDDAKRAFDLGVFRIVVGSLAFENEEEFIKILNEFGMLKVAAAIDVIDNEVVIKGRTKRTGVNPIEYAKHLESLGVCRVIVTDVKTNGMMNGPNIQLSNKIAEATNLKVSLSGGIGGYEDLKKVQDESNERVDSVIIGRALYENKFPCQKIWRVAESGIFN
- a CDS encoding cyclic nucleotide-binding domain-containing protein → MDTTQELIKSKSSFWANLFKTPGEKSDLEELLLAMPPFENLRGKYIKLLMQIIHNRVYEANEYIFYQGDPGIGLYIVREGSVVIKQSIDDKEPIDMATLTRGDFFGELALLDDEVRSGSAVALEACSIAVIFKPDLDEFIERYPKAGLKILKGISTIISTRLRRVNDEYFSLYVEKLK
- a CDS encoding universal stress protein — its product is MANFKKILVPIDFSDYSKRALRYAIDFAKQFNSELSLVSVIEPMIYPADFSMGQVAIPATDQNLTERVETELETLEKNEIGSELKSKRIIKTGKPFYEIIETAREEDVDLIIIATHGHTGVEHLLFGSTAEKVVRKAPCPVLTLREPIKGFRFEK